One Deinococcus sp. LM3 genomic region harbors:
- a CDS encoding Sir2 family NAD-dependent protein deacetylase has product MDLAAARAALHSASRVAVLTGAGVSAESGIPTFRDAQTGHWARFRPEDLASPPAYRRDPQMVWEWYAGRYRDVLAAQPNGAHDLLARLEAQKGAGFFLATQNVDGLHHRAGSGAHGGRVVELHGNLLSGRDEVTGQTYPLAAPAELVTPPTSPLGNRMRPNVVWFGELLPEDALEAAQDAFAAAEVALVIGTSGAVYPAAGLAAETLRRGGIAIEINPTETGISHQMTYAIRDVASRGLAALLE; this is encoded by the coding sequence ATGGATCTCGCTGCTGCCCGCGCCGCCCTGCATTCCGCCTCCCGCGTTGCCGTGCTGACCGGCGCGGGCGTCAGTGCCGAGAGCGGCATTCCCACCTTCCGGGACGCGCAGACCGGGCACTGGGCGCGCTTCCGGCCCGAGGATCTCGCCAGTCCGCCCGCGTACCGCCGCGATCCCCAGATGGTCTGGGAGTGGTACGCGGGCCGCTACCGCGACGTGCTGGCCGCGCAGCCGAACGGCGCGCACGACCTGCTGGCGCGGCTGGAGGCACAGAAAGGGGCGGGCTTCTTCCTCGCCACGCAGAATGTGGACGGCCTGCACCACCGCGCAGGCAGCGGCGCGCACGGCGGGCGGGTCGTGGAACTGCACGGCAACCTCCTCAGCGGCCGGGACGAGGTGACGGGGCAGACCTACCCCCTTGCCGCGCCCGCCGAACTGGTCACGCCGCCCACCTCCCCGCTCGGGAACCGCATGCGGCCCAACGTCGTCTGGTTCGGCGAACTCCTGCCCGAGGACGCCCTGGAAGCCGCGCAGGACGCTTTCGCCGCCGCCGAGGTCGCGCTGGTCATCGGCACCAGCGGGGCCGTTTACCCCGCCGCCGGACTGGCCGCCGAGACGCTGCGGCGCGGCGGGATCGCCATCGAGATCAATCCCACCGAGACCGGGATCTCGCACCAGATGACCTACGCCATCCGGGACGTCGCGTCACGCGGACTCGCCGCGCTGCTGGAATGA
- a CDS encoding RNA 2'-phosphotransferase, with translation MTDPVLSRRLSYLLRHAPHEAGLTLAPGGWVPLAPLLRHLNATRAQVEAVVTHCDKGRFSLRGDHIRANQGHSVPVDLQLQPASPPARLYHGTHAGALSAIREGGLQPMNRHHVHLSPDPDTARRVGARRGPPVILIIRAGEMHTAGHLFFVSENGVWLVDTVPPAFIDGA, from the coding sequence ATGACCGACCCCGTCCTCTCCCGGCGCCTCTCGTACCTGTTGCGCCACGCCCCGCACGAGGCGGGCCTGACCCTCGCGCCCGGCGGCTGGGTGCCGCTCGCGCCGCTGCTGAGGCACCTGAACGCCACCCGCGCGCAGGTCGAAGCCGTCGTGACTCACTGCGACAAGGGGCGCTTCAGCCTGCGCGGCGACCACATCCGCGCCAACCAGGGGCACAGCGTGCCCGTCGACCTGCAACTCCAGCCCGCCAGCCCACCCGCGCGGCTGTATCACGGCACGCACGCGGGCGCCCTCTCCGCCATCCGCGAGGGTGGACTACAGCCCATGAACCGCCACCACGTCCACCTCTCGCCCGACCCCGACACCGCCCGGCGCGTCGGTGCGCGGCGCGGCCCACCCGTCATCCTGATCATCCGGGCAGGGGAGATGCACACCGCCGGGCACCTGTTCTTCGTCAGCGAGAACGGCGTGTGGCTGGTGGACACGGTGCCACCCGCGTTCATCGACGGTGCATAA
- a CDS encoding alpha/beta fold hydrolase has product MPTPLPLEELVTLPITMGLTVSPDGEHVAYYDNRSGRMELCSLHLRTRERRQHTSGQAPATPRSAPVWSADSRALFLAWDHDGNERTALHVLTLDTGEVRALHHQPGSMDFPVHAHPDGTRLLVNSTRGGQMNVWQYDLTRSGEDAWTPLTTQPNSTQAVAYSPDGRRISLNTNESPDLRNMDGYVMNADGTGMRRVLHVQEGTRESVGHWHPDGTHLTAASDAAGHGRAGLLDLTSGEVKWFTPEGGPEETSGRISPDGQWLSVTRNADSTLTPLLYSLDTVAPRPLHLPPGLCSGTQYALGQQLLVGHSTTTTRADVLLYDLTTDTTGTLIPAEYGSLNPGQFTPGQYIHYPSPSAHDPQVQVPAILYTPAGLDPTVRHPALVQAHGGPTAQFFRTFDDEVQYLVSLGYTVICPNVRGSTGYGTPWRDANLRDWGGRDLQDIAAAASYLATLPHVDPARIGLYGGSYGGYLSYLAPVKHPDLFKVAIPIVGITDLHQLHADNNRDIPQLAYYFRTMMGHPDEHAGLWRDRSAITHAANLKAHLLILHGTNDPRCPINQARSFRDALNATGKHEGQDYEYVEFDDQGHGTADPAARIRTTGLIADYLARHL; this is encoded by the coding sequence ATGCCCACCCCACTGCCGCTGGAGGAACTCGTCACCCTGCCCATCACGATGGGCCTGACCGTCTCGCCGGACGGTGAGCACGTCGCGTACTACGACAACCGCAGCGGCCGCATGGAACTGTGCAGCCTGCACCTGCGCACCCGCGAGCGCCGCCAGCACACCAGCGGGCAGGCCCCCGCCACCCCCCGCAGCGCCCCCGTCTGGAGTGCCGACAGCCGCGCCCTGTTCCTCGCCTGGGACCACGACGGGAACGAACGCACCGCCCTGCACGTCCTCACCCTGGACACCGGCGAAGTGCGCGCCCTGCACCACCAGCCCGGCAGCATGGACTTCCCCGTGCATGCCCACCCGGACGGCACGCGCCTGCTCGTGAACTCCACGCGCGGCGGTCAGATGAACGTCTGGCAGTACGACCTGACCCGCAGCGGCGAGGACGCCTGGACGCCCCTGACCACGCAGCCCAACAGCACCCAGGCGGTCGCTTACAGCCCCGACGGCCGCCGCATCAGCCTGAACACCAACGAGAGTCCCGACCTGCGCAACATGGACGGGTACGTCATGAACGCCGACGGCACGGGGATGCGCCGCGTGCTGCACGTTCAGGAAGGCACCCGCGAGAGCGTCGGACACTGGCACCCGGACGGCACGCACCTGACCGCCGCCAGCGACGCCGCCGGGCACGGCCGCGCCGGTCTGCTCGACCTGACCAGCGGCGAGGTGAAGTGGTTCACGCCCGAAGGCGGACCCGAAGAAACCTCCGGCCGCATCAGCCCGGACGGCCAGTGGCTGAGCGTCACCCGTAACGCCGACAGCACCCTCACGCCACTGCTGTACAGCCTGGACACGGTCGCCCCCCGCCCCCTGCACCTGCCGCCGGGCCTGTGCAGCGGCACCCAGTACGCCCTCGGGCAGCAGCTGCTCGTGGGCCACTCCACCACCACCACCCGCGCGGACGTCCTCCTGTACGACCTGACCACCGACACCACCGGCACCCTGATCCCCGCCGAATACGGCTCCCTGAACCCCGGGCAGTTCACGCCCGGCCAGTACATCCACTACCCCAGCCCCAGCGCCCACGACCCGCAGGTCCAGGTCCCCGCCATCCTCTACACGCCCGCAGGCCTCGACCCGACTGTCCGCCACCCCGCCCTCGTGCAAGCGCACGGCGGCCCCACCGCGCAGTTCTTCCGCACCTTCGACGACGAGGTGCAATACCTCGTCAGCCTCGGTTACACCGTCATCTGCCCCAACGTGCGCGGCAGCACCGGCTACGGCACCCCCTGGCGAGACGCGAACCTGCGCGACTGGGGCGGCCGCGACCTACAGGACATCGCCGCCGCCGCCTCGTACCTCGCCACGCTTCCCCACGTCGATCCCGCCCGCATCGGTCTGTATGGCGGAAGCTACGGCGGCTACCTCTCGTACCTTGCGCCCGTCAAACACCCCGACCTGTTCAAAGTCGCCATCCCCATCGTCGGCATCACCGACCTGCACCAGTTGCACGCCGACAACAACCGCGACATCCCTCAGCTCGCCTACTACTTCCGCACCATGATGGGCCACCCCGACGAGCACGCCGGGCTCTGGCGCGACCGCAGCGCCATCACCCACGCCGCGAACCTCAAAGCTCACCTGCTCATCCTGCACGGCACCAACGACCCCCGCTGCCCGATCAATCAGGCCCGGAGCTTCCGCGACGCCCTGAACGCCACCGGCAAACACGAAGGCCAGGACTACGAGTACGTGGAATTCGACGACCAGGGCCACGGCACCGCCGACCCCGCCGCCCGCATCCGCACCACCGGGCTCATCGCCGACTACCTCGCCCGGCACCTGTAA
- a CDS encoding carboxypeptidase M32, whose protein sequence is MTQHETWVALRAHWQELADLGGIGALLGWDQSTYLPRGGAAGRARQRALLSGLRHARATDAGYGRLLDQAGALDLGPVEARMLAVARRDFERATRLPGEFVRASAQHAGESYAAWVEARPANDWARMVPLLERTLDLSVQRAAYFPEFADPMDFFVDASDEGMTAAQVDAVFAELRAALVPLVDAVAAAPAPRMDFLEREYPVHTQLRLGEEIGALYGYDFARGRQDLTAHPFMTRLGARDVRITTRAQPNDPTDALYSTLHEVGHALYEQGVADDLLDTPLGGGVSAGVHESQSRLWENLVGRSRAFWAGQFGRMRDAFPEQLADVTEEEMFRAVNVVRRSLIRTDADELTYNLHVITRYELERQLLGGSLAVSDLADAWHAAYEANLGLRAPSHVDGVLQDVHWFSGGIGGVFQGYTLGNVLSAQFYASASAANPGLEADIARGEFGRLHGWLREHVYAPGRTFTPNELVERATGQGMTAAPYLAYLRGKYTELYGLS, encoded by the coding sequence ATGACACAGCATGAGACGTGGGTGGCGCTGCGGGCGCACTGGCAGGAGCTGGCGGACCTGGGTGGAATCGGGGCGCTGCTGGGGTGGGATCAGAGTACGTACCTGCCGCGTGGGGGGGCGGCGGGGCGGGCGCGGCAGCGGGCGCTGCTGTCGGGTCTGCGGCACGCGCGGGCGACGGACGCGGGGTACGGGCGACTGCTGGATCAGGCGGGCGCGCTGGATCTGGGGCCGGTGGAGGCGCGGATGCTGGCGGTGGCGCGGCGGGATTTCGAGCGGGCGACGCGCCTGCCGGGTGAGTTCGTGCGGGCGTCGGCGCAGCATGCCGGTGAGAGTTACGCGGCGTGGGTGGAGGCGCGGCCCGCGAACGACTGGGCGCGGATGGTGCCGCTGCTGGAGCGGACGCTGGACCTGAGCGTGCAGCGCGCCGCGTACTTCCCGGAGTTCGCGGACCCGATGGATTTCTTCGTGGACGCCTCGGATGAGGGCATGACGGCCGCGCAGGTGGACGCGGTGTTCGCGGAGTTGCGCGCGGCGCTGGTCCCGCTGGTGGACGCGGTCGCGGCGGCCCCGGCGCCCCGCATGGACTTCCTGGAGCGCGAGTACCCGGTTCACACGCAGTTGCGACTGGGTGAGGAGATCGGGGCGCTGTACGGGTACGATTTCGCGCGGGGGCGGCAGGACCTGACGGCGCATCCGTTCATGACGCGGCTGGGCGCGCGGGACGTGCGGATCACGACGCGGGCGCAGCCGAACGACCCGACGGACGCGCTGTACTCGACGCTGCACGAGGTGGGGCACGCGCTGTACGAGCAGGGCGTGGCGGACGACCTGCTGGACACGCCGCTGGGCGGCGGCGTGAGTGCCGGGGTGCATGAGAGCCAGTCGCGGCTGTGGGAGAACCTGGTGGGGCGGTCGCGGGCGTTCTGGGCCGGGCAGTTCGGGCGGATGCGCGACGCCTTCCCCGAGCAGCTGGCCGACGTGACCGAGGAGGAGATGTTCCGCGCGGTGAACGTGGTGCGCCGCAGCCTGATCCGCACGGACGCGGACGAGCTGACGTACAACCTGCACGTGATCACCCGCTACGAGCTGGAGCGGCAACTGCTGGGCGGGTCGCTGGCGGTCTCTGATCTGGCGGACGCGTGGCACGCGGCGTACGAGGCGAACCTGGGGCTGCGCGCCCCGAGTCACGTGGACGGCGTGCTTCAGGACGTGCACTGGTTCAGCGGCGGGATCGGCGGGGTGTTCCAGGGGTACACGCTGGGGAACGTGCTGAGCGCGCAGTTCTACGCCTCGGCCAGCGCCGCGAATCCTGGGCTGGAGGCGGACATCGCGCGCGGCGAGTTCGGGCGACTGCACGGCTGGCTGCGTGAGCACGTGTACGCGCCGGGCCGGACGTTCACGCCGAACGAACTGGTGGAACGCGCGACCGGGCAGGGCATGACGGCCGCGCCTTACCTCGCGTACCTGCGCGGGAAGTACACGGAGCTGTACGGCCTGAGCTGA
- a CDS encoding esterase-like activity of phytase family protein, whose protein sequence is MNSSSAVRTSVKALMIRLSAALLLGVGGAQAVTLAGYAELPADTFAPGPASGAWRDGLRGQTRFQGQPVQGFSGVQFAPDGTYLFLSDNGFGAKNNSADYLLRLYRLTLTPKTAPTGTGKVEVGAFVQLRDPERRVPWVIVNEASPERLLTGADFDPEGFVVAPDGTLWVGDEFGPYLLHFSADGVLLDAPMPTPNLPGLPTLTGRPPLVIGHRGSSGTRPEHTLEAYRVAIEAGADFIEPDLVVTKDGVLVARHEPVMVVLDRDGKVTEATTDVATRPEFAGRVKTKNLDGQDVTGYWIEDFTLAELKTLRAVERLPALRGRTFDGQFEVPTLSEIIALIRDTEARTGRRVGIYPETKHPTFMAAQAGVNTSQLLIDTLKKEGFTDPARVFIQSFETGNLRDLHATIMPAAGVKLPLVQLLGGQTGAPYDLTARKDPRRNADLTTPEGLRDIATYASGIGPSKGWIIDGKGQTTDFVTRAHAAGLLVHPYTFRNEPTFLPAQYANNPEAELRQAILAGVDGLFTDFPATGAKVVAEYAAPEVRSPQHPAFTQGGSSGAATLGSSGGFEGLTLSPDGKTLHALLEKTVAGDTPGQLRLHAIDLATKKWTLTGRYPLDAPGNAIGDITPVNASELIVIERDGGSGDAARTKRLYRVSLTDRNTDGTLKKTLLADLLNIADPQGLAPSTTGGVFRFPYVTIENVIVLDATTVLVANDNNYPGTGGRGAAVKDTNEFIWLKLDAPLTLAPGVGRR, encoded by the coding sequence GTGAATTCCTCATCTGCTGTCCGCACGTCCGTGAAAGCCCTCATGATCCGCCTGTCGGCCGCGCTGCTGCTGGGTGTGGGGGGAGCGCAGGCCGTCACGCTCGCCGGGTACGCCGAGTTGCCCGCCGATACCTTCGCACCCGGCCCGGCCAGCGGCGCGTGGAGGGACGGGCTGCGTGGTCAGACGCGTTTTCAGGGGCAGCCGGTGCAGGGGTTCAGCGGCGTGCAGTTCGCGCCGGACGGCACGTACCTGTTCCTCAGCGACAACGGGTTCGGCGCGAAGAACAACAGCGCCGATTACCTGCTGCGCCTGTACCGCCTGACCCTCACCCCGAAAACTGCGCCCACGGGAACCGGGAAGGTCGAGGTGGGCGCGTTCGTTCAGCTGCGTGACCCGGAGCGGCGCGTGCCGTGGGTGATCGTGAACGAGGCCAGCCCGGAGCGGCTGTTGACCGGCGCGGACTTCGATCCGGAAGGCTTCGTGGTCGCGCCCGACGGGACGCTGTGGGTGGGCGACGAGTTCGGCCCGTACCTGCTGCATTTCAGCGCGGACGGCGTGCTGCTGGACGCGCCCATGCCCACGCCGAACCTGCCGGGCCTGCCGACCCTGACCGGCCGGCCGCCCCTCGTGATCGGGCACCGGGGCAGCAGCGGCACCCGCCCGGAACACACCCTGGAAGCGTACCGGGTGGCCATCGAGGCGGGCGCGGACTTCATCGAACCGGATCTGGTCGTCACGAAAGACGGCGTGCTGGTCGCCCGGCACGAACCCGTCATGGTCGTGCTGGACAGGGACGGCAAGGTCACGGAGGCCACCACCGACGTCGCCACCCGCCCCGAATTCGCCGGGCGCGTGAAGACCAAGAACCTGGACGGGCAGGACGTCACGGGCTACTGGATCGAGGATTTCACGCTGGCGGAACTCAAGACCCTGCGCGCCGTGGAACGCCTCCCGGCCCTGCGCGGCCGCACCTTCGACGGGCAGTTCGAGGTGCCCACCCTGAGCGAGATCATCGCCCTGATCCGCGACACCGAAGCCCGCACCGGCCGCCGGGTCGGGATCTACCCCGAAACGAAGCACCCCACCTTCATGGCCGCGCAGGCGGGCGTGAACACCTCGCAACTGCTGATCGACACCCTGAAGAAGGAGGGGTTCACGGACCCGGCGCGCGTGTTCATCCAGTCCTTCGAGACGGGCAACCTGCGCGACCTGCACGCCACCATCATGCCGGCCGCCGGCGTGAAACTGCCGCTGGTGCAGCTGCTGGGCGGCCAGACCGGCGCGCCCTACGACCTGACCGCCCGCAAGGACCCCCGCCGGAACGCCGACCTGACCACCCCCGAGGGCCTGCGCGACATCGCCACGTACGCCAGCGGCATCGGCCCCAGTAAGGGCTGGATCATCGATGGCAAGGGGCAGACCACCGACTTCGTGACCCGTGCGCACGCCGCCGGGCTGCTCGTGCACCCGTACACCTTCCGGAACGAACCCACCTTCCTGCCCGCCCAGTACGCCAACAACCCCGAAGCCGAACTGCGGCAGGCCATCCTGGCGGGCGTGGACGGCCTGTTCACCGATTTCCCCGCCACCGGCGCGAAGGTGGTCGCCGAGTACGCCGCGCCCGAAGTCCGCAGCCCCCAGCACCCCGCCTTCACGCAGGGCGGCAGCAGCGGCGCCGCCACGCTGGGCAGCAGCGGCGGCTTCGAGGGCCTGACCCTCAGCCCCGACGGCAAGACCCTGCACGCCCTGCTGGAGAAAACCGTGGCGGGCGACACGCCCGGCCAGCTGCGCCTGCACGCCATCGACCTCGCCACGAAGAAGTGGACCCTGACCGGCCGTTACCCGCTCGACGCGCCCGGCAACGCCATCGGGGACATCACACCCGTGAACGCCTCGGAACTGATCGTGATCGAGCGCGACGGCGGCAGCGGTGACGCCGCCCGCACCAAACGCCTCTACCGCGTCAGCCTGACCGACCGCAACACCGACGGTACCCTGAAAAAGACCCTGCTGGCCGACCTGCTGAACATCGCCGACCCGCAGGGACTGGCACCTAGCACGACCGGCGGCGTGTTCCGCTTCCCGTACGTGACCATCGAGAACGTCATCGTGCTCGACGCCACCACCGTCCTCGTCGCCAACGACAACAACTACCCCGGCACCGGCGGGCGCGGCGCGGCCGTGAAGGACACCAACGAGTTCATCTGGCTGAAACTCGACGCGCCCCTGACCCTCGCGCCCGGCGTCGGCCGCCGCTGA
- a CDS encoding carbohydrate ABC transporter permease, translating to MAVKHPAAPAARADRAAPRSRRSRGEWVTHAALILSVLIIGAPLILAVIKSTQTSSVVLSPSLLPGGAFFQNLSGVWQDANLGRYMLNSLVVAVCVTAGKTLLALLAALAFVYFRFPLKGAAFTLVLLSLMLPTEVLIIALFDLVSRDLNWANTYAAIIVPFLASATGTFLFRQHFLSIPTSLADAARIDGCGPLRYLTHILIPMSTNTIGALAVIQFVYAWDQYIWPLVIMQQDDKQVVQVGLRRLIEVGGQTDWGAVMAGAVITALPPLIVFTALQKQFSRGFALSEDK from the coding sequence ATGGCAGTTAAGCACCCCGCCGCGCCCGCCGCCCGCGCCGACCGGGCCGCCCCCCGCTCCCGCCGCTCGCGGGGCGAGTGGGTCACGCACGCCGCGCTGATCCTGTCGGTCCTGATCATCGGCGCGCCCCTGATCCTGGCGGTCATCAAGAGCACCCAGACGTCCAGCGTCGTCCTGAGCCCCAGCCTGCTGCCGGGCGGCGCGTTCTTCCAGAACCTGTCCGGCGTGTGGCAGGACGCGAACCTGGGCCGCTACATGCTGAACAGCCTCGTGGTGGCCGTGTGCGTCACGGCCGGAAAGACCCTTCTGGCCCTTCTGGCCGCGCTGGCGTTCGTGTACTTCCGCTTTCCGCTGAAGGGCGCGGCGTTCACGCTGGTCCTGCTGTCCCTGATGCTGCCCACCGAGGTGCTGATCATCGCGCTGTTCGACCTGGTCAGCCGCGACCTGAACTGGGCGAACACGTACGCTGCGATCATCGTGCCGTTCCTGGCCAGCGCGACCGGCACGTTCCTGTTCCGGCAGCACTTCCTGAGCATCCCCACCAGCCTCGCCGACGCCGCCCGCATCGACGGCTGCGGCCCGCTGCGGTACCTGACGCACATCCTGATTCCCATGAGCACCAACACCATCGGCGCGCTGGCCGTCATTCAGTTCGTGTACGCCTGGGATCAGTACATCTGGCCGCTGGTGATCATGCAGCAGGACGACAAGCAGGTCGTGCAGGTGGGCCTGCGCCGCCTGATCGAGGTGGGCGGCCAGACCGACTGGGGCGCCGTGATGGCCGGCGCCGTCATCACGGCCCTGCCGCCCCTGATCGTGTTCACGGCCCTGCAGAAGCAGTTCAGCCGGGGCTTCGCGCTCAGCGAGGACAAGTAG
- a CDS encoding sugar ABC transporter permease encodes MLSPARSRPAPDAAASAVFRGRALPWAFLLPSLLILAVFIYLPALQTLRLAAYRANVILGTEQFVGLANFAELLSSPAYRQVALQTLVFTVLTVTFGLLLSLGLAWLASRPVRGASTYRLLLIYPYALSPAIAGTLWLFLFNPEIGLVNQLLGELFGVRPRWLDTPALAFGLVTLAAIWKGLAYNIVFYLASIQNLPRDVMEAAEIDGATPAQVFWRVAFPLLTPITFFLVFTNIISALFDSFALTDILTRGGPYTGNAGATTFLVYQLYQDGFVNFRTGAAAAQAVLMLALVAFVTWMQFRVGERRVHYGS; translated from the coding sequence ATGCTGAGTCCCGCCCGTTCCCGCCCTGCCCCGGACGCCGCCGCGAGCGCCGTGTTCCGGGGCCGCGCCCTGCCGTGGGCGTTCCTGCTGCCCAGCCTGCTGATCCTGGCGGTGTTCATCTACCTTCCGGCGTTGCAGACGCTGCGGCTGGCCGCGTACCGCGCCAACGTGATCCTGGGCACCGAGCAGTTCGTGGGCCTCGCCAACTTCGCCGAACTGCTGTCCAGTCCCGCGTACCGGCAGGTGGCCCTCCAGACGCTGGTGTTCACGGTCCTGACCGTCACGTTCGGGCTGCTGCTGTCCCTGGGACTGGCGTGGCTCGCCAGCCGTCCCGTGCGCGGCGCGAGCACGTACCGCCTGCTGCTGATCTACCCTTACGCCCTGAGCCCCGCCATTGCCGGGACGCTGTGGCTGTTCCTGTTCAATCCCGAGATCGGGCTGGTCAACCAGCTGCTGGGCGAGCTGTTCGGCGTGCGCCCCCGCTGGCTGGACACGCCGGCCCTGGCGTTCGGGCTGGTCACGCTGGCCGCCATCTGGAAGGGACTGGCGTACAACATCGTGTTCTACCTGGCCAGCATCCAGAACCTGCCGCGCGACGTGATGGAAGCCGCCGAGATCGACGGCGCCACGCCCGCGCAGGTGTTCTGGCGCGTGGCGTTCCCGCTGCTGACCCCCATCACGTTCTTTCTGGTGTTCACGAACATCATCTCGGCGCTGTTCGACTCGTTCGCGCTGACGGACATCCTCACGCGCGGCGGGCCGTACACCGGGAACGCCGGGGCGACCACGTTCCTGGTGTACCAGCTGTACCAGGACGGGTTCGTGAACTTCAGGACCGGCGCGGCCGCCGCGCAGGCCGTGCTGATGCTGGCGCTGGTGGCGTTCGTCACCTGGATGCAGTTCCGGGTGGGCGAGCGGCGGGTGCACTATGGCAGTTAA
- a CDS encoding ABC transporter substrate-binding protein, giving the protein MLTLALLGTAATPLASAQTTVEFWHSFGDAKRSGWIQARADEYNKTQSGVKVVPSYKGSYNDSLQATILAARQGKAPALVQIFEVGSQLALDSGAFQPVSSVKNVDFSDYIKPVINYYTIGGKVNSLPFNSSSPVLYFNEDLMKKAGLNPKQPPTTFGGLLNACQKIEAAKLNAKCFGMSLNGWFIEQWMAQQGAPLLNNANGRQGRATATNLDSRAAKNIFTFFKTMQDRGYYTYTGKLQDWDGSDAIFTNQKAVFHITSTADIGNIRDAAKKAGFGVGVGVMPIADGSKRNGVVIGGASLWISKGISKPQAEGALDFALYMTNTQNMADWHKLTGYYPVRQSSIELLRKQGWFTQTPLQLVAFNQLTKTVPGTATAGGLNGAAIQTRKIMEEGVQKVLAGQNVDAALKETKARADAALAEYNANFK; this is encoded by the coding sequence ATGCTGACCCTGGCCCTGCTGGGCACCGCCGCCACGCCGCTCGCCTCCGCGCAGACGACCGTAGAATTCTGGCACTCCTTCGGGGACGCCAAACGCAGCGGCTGGATTCAGGCCCGCGCCGACGAGTACAACAAGACCCAGAGCGGCGTGAAGGTCGTGCCCAGCTACAAGGGCAGCTACAACGACAGCCTGCAGGCGACCATCCTCGCCGCGCGTCAGGGCAAGGCCCCGGCCCTCGTGCAGATCTTCGAGGTCGGCAGTCAGCTGGCGCTGGACAGCGGCGCTTTCCAGCCGGTCAGCAGCGTCAAGAACGTCGATTTCAGCGATTACATCAAGCCGGTCATCAACTACTACACGATCGGCGGGAAGGTGAACAGCCTGCCGTTCAACTCCAGCAGCCCGGTCCTGTACTTCAACGAGGACCTGATGAAGAAAGCGGGCCTGAACCCCAAGCAGCCGCCCACCACCTTCGGCGGCCTGCTGAACGCCTGCCAGAAGATCGAGGCGGCGAAACTGAACGCCAAATGCTTCGGCATGAGCCTGAACGGCTGGTTCATCGAGCAGTGGATGGCGCAGCAGGGCGCGCCCCTCCTGAACAACGCCAACGGCCGCCAGGGCCGCGCGACCGCCACGAACCTCGACAGCCGGGCCGCGAAGAACATCTTCACATTCTTCAAGACCATGCAGGACCGCGGGTACTACACGTACACCGGTAAACTGCAGGACTGGGACGGCAGCGACGCCATCTTCACGAACCAGAAGGCGGTGTTCCACATCACGTCCACCGCCGACATCGGCAACATCCGCGACGCCGCGAAGAAGGCCGGGTTCGGGGTGGGCGTGGGCGTCATGCCCATCGCGGACGGCAGCAAACGCAACGGCGTCGTGATCGGCGGGGCCAGCCTGTGGATCAGCAAGGGAATCAGCAAACCCCAGGCCGAGGGCGCGCTGGACTTCGCGCTGTACATGACCAACACCCAGAACATGGCCGACTGGCACAAACTGACCGGTTACTACCCGGTGCGCCAGAGCTCCATCGAGCTGCTGCGCAAGCAGGGCTGGTTCACGCAGACGCCGCTGCAACTCGTGGCGTTCAACCAGCTCACGAAGACCGTGCCCGGCACCGCCACCGCCGGCGGCCTGAACGGCGCGGCCATCCAGACCCGGAAGATCATGGAAGAAGGCGTGCAGAAAGTCCTGGCCGGGCAGAACGTGGACGCCGCGCTGAAGGAAACCAAGGCCCGCGCCGACGCCGCGCTGGCCGAGTACAACGCGAACTTCAAGTAA
- a CDS encoding NAD(P)H-binding protein, with protein sequence MILVTAATGNVGRELVPQLLNAGQQVRAGTRHPQEAAFPPGAHATHFDFGDEASVREAATGVQSVYLIVPETVDTETLTRALSVMKEASVERVVLQSGFGAGQGNNPLGEAEDSVRASGLNWTVLRPNWFMQNYNQMFRRGIRDRHEFAEPAGEQRTSFIDTRDVAAAAVAVLTQPGHEGHEYDLTGPHSTDRHAVAAALSSALGHTITYRPVDDDGFVDFLISTGESDEEEARGIASIYPPIRAGDTAPITPDLHTLTGSTGHTIEDFAQHYRQDWLMVDG encoded by the coding sequence ATGATTCTCGTTACTGCCGCTACCGGGAACGTCGGGCGCGAACTCGTGCCCCAGCTTCTGAACGCCGGACAGCAGGTCCGCGCGGGCACCCGCCATCCGCAGGAAGCGGCGTTCCCGCCCGGCGCGCACGCCACGCACTTCGATTTCGGCGACGAGGCCAGCGTCCGCGAGGCCGCCACCGGCGTGCAGAGCGTGTACCTGATCGTCCCGGAAACCGTGGACACAGAGACCCTGACCCGCGCCCTGAGTGTCATGAAGGAGGCGAGCGTGGAGCGCGTCGTCCTGCAATCCGGGTTCGGGGCCGGGCAGGGCAACAACCCGCTGGGCGAGGCCGAGGACAGCGTGCGCGCCAGCGGCCTGAACTGGACGGTCCTGCGGCCCAACTGGTTCATGCAGAACTACAACCAGATGTTCCGACGCGGCATCCGCGACCGCCACGAGTTCGCGGAACCCGCCGGAGAGCAGCGCACCAGCTTCATCGACACGCGCGACGTGGCCGCCGCCGCCGTGGCCGTCCTCACCCAGCCCGGTCACGAGGGCCACGAGTACGACCTGACCGGCCCACACTCCACCGACCGGCACGCCGTCGCCGCCGCCCTCAGCAGCGCCCTGGGCCACACCATCACGTACCGCCCCGTCGACGACGACGGCTTCGTGGACTTCCTGATCTCCACCGGCGAGAGCGACGAGGAAGAAGCGCGCGGCATCGCCTCCATCTACCCGCCCATCCGCGCCGGCGACACCGCCCCCATCACCCCCGACCTGCACACCCTGACCGGCAGCACCGGCCACACCATCGAGGACTTCGCGCAGCACTACCGGCAGGACTGGTTGATGGTTGATGGTTGA